The genomic region attattgtatCTTCAGTAAACAAATTTTAGAGATTTATAAAagcatatttaattatagagtatattttttatgttttagttattagaaaataaaaattatttttattataaattttataaaatatatttatttattattatataaaaaattttgaacaGATAATATTtcaagtttaaaaataaatttaaaataaataaaataaaaaattattatattcatttgaaaaatagatgacttattatataaataaaaatataaaaaataaattaaatctaaaaaatcagttgtatataaaaaatattttatacttttattttaaaaaaaagatagataaatataaaattttatcttttatttctatttgaatttacaaaattttgtataaattaaatatattctgaatatttaatataaaaaaatttaatctatttagaactttaattttgtttaaaaaaaatcaatactTAAACTTTCATCATTCATTCAGGTGTTTGTAATGTAATACTGtatgtattttaaatattttctttgtttttatatggacaaaacttgtttttggaaATTACCACTTTCACTTTGTTTAATAATGGCTTTACAAGTGCAGGGCCCTTGTCAAATTCGTCCATTGAAAAGTGTCTACTGGTCGGTGACCACCACGATATGCGAGGGAGCGTGAGAAGAGCAAAACTCGCAAAGAATCCACTATGGTCACCGCTGGGATTTGTCGAAGACGTGGCAGAATATGGTTGGCTGATTCAAAAGGCGTCAAGCATACTACTGTCAGGCGTCTGTATGTATGACTATTGACAATCTTCCATTAATTccaaatttgtaaataatatctttttcaggtaataagatttattttgTCCGTAttgctaatttttttttttatatcaattaaaatgaGAATGCACAGCCAAAATCATTATTTGgtcataattatataattaatttaagaaaaagtaaagGCTTACTGTTAAAGCCTTGACATAGAGGGAATTATCACCGAttcatttagtttttcttctttaaaatgaataaataatctaattagtattatgtaagaagtaaaaagatttctaatttgtaattttttaatcattagCTGCTAAATTagtgaaaattattattttatattaaatttaaatggaTAACTATatgcaatttaataaaataaattatatttcattaatattgtataatattaatatataatatataaaataaattaaagaaatgatATAATATAATGTGCCAAAATGAACATTACCGTGAACTTAAAACTCTGAGCTCCAGTCTTAGTGCAAGCAAAACTATTTTTGtctatttattgataaaatggGAATATGAAATTAAGGACCTAATTCactattaaaaggaaaaaggaaactTATGGTTTGTCCGGtttaataagaaatattaGACATGATTCGTACAATGTGGATTTTGTTTTGTTGTCTAACAATTGGATATTGgttaaatttcaaaaacacCATCCTCATCTTCAAAACCTTTTCTTTCTACTTTCTCTTCTTATTTTGGTTTTcaattttgtatatatatatttttcttttgatttcatttaccattttcctttttcttttttgttttcttcactATCAAACTTAAAATAAGCACACAcataaatacttttttattagttgtaaataaatttatcactaaaaataaaattccacaaaaataataaattattgaaatatttatcataaaaatatgcGTTCAAGGTAACAATATATACATTATCATTTTCAAGTTTAtcttaatttgtaaaaatattttatatcctATCAAATATTTCACATTTTTTACGGTTATcctaaaataaagaataatcaGTTAAGCCAAAAGATCCGGTCTACACTAACTAGACAAATTGTGGTGTTGATTgtgaaagtaaataaataataattttgttatgtAATTCATagcttattaatttttattaaaagagtaaaataattaataatgtatacaagaaaaatatgaaagaattctttaaaaaaaaaatacgaaagaaaagaaaagcaatttAATCCGGTTAcctttttacaaaattaaggAAGATCTGTTTTCATGCCACGTTAGCCTATTTTTCTCACTCTTGACTCCGTTCACTCACTCACACAGgattactttactttattagttttaattattatttttttttaaagaatattttcGGTTTAGCACTTTTTCGTAATGACACCATAGTTAAAAAGACAACTTCGTCACATCCAACAAACAACATCATCTCCCACATCCACCGTCAAAATCTGAAGGGCATTATCGTCATTTAATGAACCAAAAAGACTCACCAAACTAAACTAGTAATAGTTACTTGAGTTAGTTTCTCCTGGTTCTTCTCCGATAGTTGAGTTAGTTTCTGCTTCTTTAAcatataaatctatttttcttttttctttttcttataaaatatttgattttaattcacATTTTTAATgggaattatttaattaaattaatcattttttaatgCGATCTCTGCTCTGTTTGGCGCGTATATAAACCACCAAAACTAGAAagaagtaagaaaataaagatcaaCAAAAACCATCGTCTTTGAAGAGAGAGAGATctatagagagagaaactgaaaaAATCAATAGAAACAAAAACCAAACACTGTGTTGTGTGAgagtgaaagaaataaattaaaatacagaaagagggaggaaaaaaaaaagcagtcTCTCTCACTACTTTCTCTGTCTAGAAAGCCCATTTGATCGAAGTCTCATTCTGCTAACTGTTGGATTTCTGTCTtttaaaagggaaaaaaaagatttaccGTCCGGTTCCGCGAATTTCGGGATGGACCGGTACGGTCGGACACAAGAGGGCTCGCAGTCCGATCCGTCACCGGAATGGACAGGGCCCGGACCTGAAACCGTTCTTGAAGGTGAGTTCATTTTAAGCTGCATTCCAAAATTTGAGAGCTAAATGGGCAAAATGGGTATCTTTTTTTTGTCTATTGAAATAtgcttatattattaatttcttgttttgctTTTGGTTGTTAATGCAGAGGGTGATTGGCAACTGGGATTAGGAGAAGTAGAACCCGGGTACCCTGAAAGACCTGAAGAAGCcgattgtatttattatttaaggaCGGGGTTTTGCGGGTACGGGTCGAGGTGTCGGTTCAACCACCCGCGTGACCGTGGCGCGGTAATATAATGTTTatctattttcctttttagttTTGTCTAGAATAATAGGGCTTTTGTGATTTGATCATtgattagttttatttaataggCTTGATCCCGTAGTATTGTGAATTGAAATTGGATCAACTGTTTATATAACTTGAGATTGGATTCGCTGTTTATTATGAGATGCAAGTTTGGACAGAGTGTTACTGTATTTAAAGATCTGTggtgataaattgttttttgTTGGTATTGATTTTAGGTGTTGGGTGCTGCAAGAGCTGGTGCTGCTGAGTTTCCAGAGCGAGTTGGCCAGCCTGTATGCCAGGTATGCAGTAGTGTACTTAAGCTATGTCATTGATTGCTTTGGTGTGAATATGGAATTGGGGATATTTGCAAATGATAGCAATGTCCATTAATTGTCCCTTATAATGTGATGCTATTAGTTCGAGTGAAGTTAGATTCATTTAGTCAGGTTTGATGATGTTATATATGATTGAATGGTTTTGGTTTTACTGATTATGCTGTTTTTacttgatttttctttgggCAGTATTATATGCGCACAGGGACATGCAAATTTGGTGCTTCCTGCAAGTACCACCACCCTAAACAGGGAGGTGGTTCTGCTAATCCTGTATCACTAAATTATTATGGTTATCCATTACGGCCGGTCTGTATAATTTCGgaattgatatttaattactagTATATTTTTCGTGTTGACCTCTTGAGCTTTATTTTGACTtgatcttttaattttcaacaGGGTGAGAAAGAATGTACATATTATGTAAAAACAGGGCAATGTAAATTTGGTGTAACATGTAAATTTCATCATCCTCAACCAGctaatttgcaaattcaagcACAATCACCAGCTCTGCAAGTTGCACCTGTGCCTGCTCCAGTGCCTGCTTCTGCATTATATCCCAATGTGCAGTCTCCATCTGTTCCTTCTACTCAACAGTATGGGTTAGTAGTTGCGAGGCCTCCTCTGCTGCCAGGCTCATATGTACAAGGTCCATATGGTCCAATGCTAGTTTCCCCTGGTGTAGTTCCCTATCCAAGTTGGAGTCCCTATCCGGTATGTACATGAGAGCCTTCTTTATCCCATATATTTGGTTGaactttttataatcttttcatTGTCTTTCCTCCTGGTACAGGGACCTATAAGTCCTGTTGCATCTCCTAGTACTCAGCTGGGAGTTGGATCGGGTGTATATGGAATAACCCAGCTATCTCCTTCAGCACCCGCTTATACAGGAGGTTATCAAGCCATGCCTTCAAGCAGCAATCAGAAGGAACAACCATCATTTCCAGAGAGACCTGGTCAACCAGAATGCCAGTATTACATGAAAACTGGCGACTGTAAATTTGGATCGTCATGTAAATATCATCATCCACCAGAATTGATTGCACCAAAAACAAATGTTGTTCTTAGCCCCATGGGTCTTCCACTACGACCAGTAAGCATCTTTTGAAAATTCCTCTGGATTTGAGATTACTCATCTTTTGAAAAGCAGCAAGTATCTACATGTGAATTTGTTTTTGGTATCTTGATTATGTGCTACAGTTACATGATTTCTCTCTGTCTGTTCTGCctctttcttctctctctctctctcgcgTTGATCTCTCTCCTGATAAATTTGGCTAAATGTATTCTCACCTCTCCTTTTGTAGCTTCCCCCGTGGCCTATGAGAATTCTGGTGCATGTAAAGGTTCATACACATGCAGACAGCTCTTCATATATTAACACAACTGTGACATAGGCATGCACATGTACACCACACACTTGTTGTATGAATGTCGAGAACTTGTCAGCGGTAGCGATCATGTAGCCTTTACTTTTCCTGCATGGTGCTTTCCTGAAAATGTACTTATGCACTGGGCATCCTCACTGTTCTGGGCTTGTTGAATGGTTTttacattttttcttttctggttTGCCATCTGGTGCTCAATGCTGGACTTGGGTTTTATCATTGAAAGTTCACAATTAATGTCAATATTTTTCTGCAGATTGTATCCGTCGTGCCTTTATAGTATCTACCatggattttattttgaaattctcATTATGCATTTGATCTTCACTTTGGTCAATTTATTCAATGCTAGTGTTTAGTTTGGCATGATAGGTGTTCTTGTAAAATACCATCAGGGCGAACACTATACATTTTTTAGTGCATGAGATAAACTGTCCTTCAAATTGTATAATGATTGTATGCATGCCTATAAGAGCTTAAGTGGCAATTAGATGCCCCTTACAGAGTTTAGATTTTCCCAGGTTATCAAGCTTAGATCAGCTGTGTTCCTCTGGTACATTTTGCTATAAGGCTGGGAGGCTTAGTCATCAGCATGTTATCTAATGAGTCATTTTCTTATCCCTTATTTTGGTAAACTTTGGTGTTTCTTTTTGAGCTTGGTGGTGGGTAGTATTCCATTTTAAATTGTCAAATGTATTTCTTGCAGCCACAAGCTATTCCAGTTCATTTCAATGAATAAAGTTCTCATGTTTGGCAATAGCGTCAGAAATTGGTTGGAAGAACGGGTAGTAGATGAATTAATGTTACTGGACTTTTGCATTTACAATTAGTTTATATCTGTTGCATCTCTTAAGTGGAATTAGAGTACTTAAGTCAGATGACCTTTGttgcctctctctctctctctctctctctctctctctctctttttcttctgcaTTATCCATGATCAAATGTAGTATACTCTTGTAAGACTGTGGAAGCCAACTCGTGGAATTTTCAATTGAGGTTTGTTTTATGAGTGGTGCTTATATTGCTTATACTTTGACTTGCTACTGATGTAACTAGATAGGATCCCCATATTTTTTAGACTTTGAATACTGGATTGAGTTTGTTTTATcaaaaagtatttcaaagtTATGCAATGTCAATATATATGAGCTGCAAGTGAGGTGCATGCTGTCGGTGTATTTGTGTTTGGAATTTGGGTTCTTGGAACATTGGTTTTTGTATATCTTTGGTCATCATATCGCTCCTGTTTTTGTCCAGCAATCTTCTTGTCCTTAGGCTGATctctataattataataaggtCCAAGCAGATTGAATTAAAGGTCTTATGTGCCTTTTGCTCACTAATGTGAAATCATTTTCGAGTGTCAGGTCAtgacatattatatattagtGGAACACATGTTCATCCCAATCAATTAAGTTAGCATGATCTCATGCATCTTGGCTGTCCCTAGAGCTGATCAGTTCCTCTACATGCTTCATGCCAAAATAGCACAACTAACTCTAACAGCATTTGAAATGCATGTGAAACTACTGTTTTCAATATCGTGTTCAACATTTTTTCCCCCCTTATCTTTGTTGATGCTAGCTTAATGATCTGCTTATCCTTCTTTCCTTGTTGCATTCTCCACCTGTATTTTTCCCATTCACAGTGCACTATTTCATATGATATTATGTAGATGCATGCTTGGTTGTAATTCAAGCCCTTCCTCACAGTGGTGCTATAATTGTGACGCATCTGATATTCCTTTATGCTAATCAGGGTGCACCACATTGTACTCACTATACGCAACGGGGACAGTGCAAGTTTGGACCTGCATGCAAATTTGATCATCCAATGGGATCATTGAGTTACAGTCCATCTGCATCTTCTCTGTCTGATATGCCTGTTGCACCTTACCCTGTGGGCTCTTCAATGGGTACTCTAGCCCCATCATCCTCATCATCTGAATTGCGGCCTGAACTTGTTTCAGGTTCAAGCAAGGACTCCAGTTCAACCAGGATGTCTTCATCAATGAGCACAACTAGTGGAATGGTGGGCTCGATATTTTCAAAGAGTGGCACTGTCCACCATTCTGGTGCGCAACTGTCTAGCCAGAGTTCTGGCCTTTCAACtggcagcagcagcagcagcagcacaAGCATAGAGGCACACACCTCAAGCTAAGCAAAAGTATCAAACAACATTTTGATCAAATTGAAGAGACAAGCTTTTTTTCTccctttccttttattttcctttcaatCCTTCAAATAGGATGCTTCATTTCTCAATCATGATGATTCCACAATTCAGGTCTAGAACACGGTAGGTCCGATAATTTGTGTTAATATAATCTCGTGGCCATCTCTTTTGTCTTGAATAAGCCATGGCCAACATCAAATTGTTCAGCAACCCCCATATAGCCACCACCTTTCTTTAGAATAACCAACAAAGTTCTGCAGTTCCCTTTGGCAAATCTGCACATGCACCGATGTCTCAGGTTTCAGGAGTTTGTTGTGTTTATTTATGCTCCAGTCCTTTTCAAACTGAAAAAGATCAGTCCTATAGCATTCTTCTTTTTGAAATCAGCTGCCTCGTATCCAActtttgataatttcttttatagttGGGAACAGGTTTCCAATTTGTCTAGACAGGAATTTGAAGGTTTCCTTGTTCCCCCTCTTTTTGTTTGGGGTTTACTGTGAAAAAGGAGAAGTAATTACAGAGACTCAAAAAGGAGGCATCCAAATGCTACCTTACATGTGATTAGGTACATAGTTATGTTGTGACAGCTGAAATGCTTGATAATTGttagttataaaattattatggaATACAAAGATATCAAGAATCTCTCGACTGTAATAATCTTTCCTCTTGCATTCCACCGTTTAGTATGCTTTTCATGAGCTCAGCAGCTATACATGCAATAtcaggtaaattttttagcaGAAAAGGGTGATTATCTTCTGGTAATTGCCATTGCTGTTAAATGTTATGATACAACTTGCTTAGGGTTTACGCTAGTGAAAATAGTGCCTGTCGGTGGATCACACGTGAAGAATAGAGAAGTGCTAGGACCTTGTCATGATATTGTGCTTCTTCTTTCTGGCCGTAGTTGGACCACGCTATCTAGTCCTATTTAGAAATTGTTATTTGTTATGTGAGTCCCTTGCTAGTTAGCGCATGGGTTAAAACCCATGTTGACTGGAATTCCATTGATTATGATTGAGTCTTTGGGATTCTAGCATTCTGTTCTGGTTACTAAAAGCCATTGATGTTTCAGAATCCTGTGGGTCTGCAGAATGCATAGGGCAGTTCAAATTCTCTGATGACCCTCAGTTCTCTGTTAATAGTCTTTCTCATTCGGTTAAAGGGTCATAGCCATGCATAcgatttctattttttttttttttaaatactttcTTTATGAATTCTTCCTCAATATTCCCAACAAGATTTGAATTTCTGGAAAGCAGATGCTATATTCTAGGGTTCCTTTCGACTGTGGAAGCCTCAAGGATTAGCTGTCAGCTAAGTAGTCAATCTAGCCTTGACCTCATTTCCCCTGTTCTTAGCTGCGCACAACCTTCTAAATTAACTCAGATTTAAGGTACTTACTTACAAGCGACTGTTTTTggtattaaactaaaattccGAACATAAAAGTTTCCAACAAACTGGTTAGTACAGTATACAACACACTTGGAGTGCTAAGAAATgcctaaattaataattgtctatcataatttttcaatgtCCATATTAAGTAGATGAGGAACCTATGCCCTTTTAAGCTGAGGTTTGTAGGTCTGCATGGTCCTCCTCCTCCGTATTTGTATCTGTATTTAAGGGTTGGGAGTTGGGACCAAAACAAAAATGCTATACAATTGGAAGGATGGATCTAATCAAGTCCAACAGCTACCCCACTCTCAAACAGCTACCTCCCTCCTCTGAAAGAAATGTTTCTTTTTCAGTTAGGACCCTTTTGACGCAAatgttttttgttttgtttttgtttttgtttttaaagtTAGAAATAGCATTTCAGTCCTGAAAGCGACTTGAGATTGAGTCGAGGCCCACGAGTTCAAACATCTGCCATTAGATTGCAACTAAAGACTACACAGAAAAATGCAACTGGAAGTATAACAGTAGCTACCAAGCATTGATAATGGATCATGCAtgtgaataattaataatggTGTTATTGTTGTGCTTTGAGAATGGCATGCGTCATGGGCTATAAGTGAGGTTTGCATTGTCGAAAAAAAGATGGGCAAATAGCCGTAAAAACAGAGACACCAAGCagtcaatatatattttgcgTATCTAATAATGAGCAAAGATAAGTAACACTTTCTGCCCTTGAAACAAGCAACTTTTCAAAccaactttcttttttagaacTCATACGACCTGCAGACGATGCGCATTCCATCTCTTTTCTTGCTCACATGTCTAATTACAGTAAAAAGGATTTGCGAATAAACTAAAaggttaaaagaaagagataaacGGAAGTGCATGAAAACGAACATATTACTAAATAGGATTCAGTGCATGCAGATGCACCCTAACAAGCCCTACTCAAAAGAGTGAATAGCCAAAGTCTACTGCACTGTCGCCATAATAAGGATATGATGGAGAGCAAGATACTGATGACGAAGTGGTCGCGGCAGCTTGAGACACTGAACCATAGCTAGGATTACTAATACTAGGATGCAAAGCTTCCATGCACACATCTCCTACCATTAATGGgttataattgataattgcCGAAAGGTCATCCGAACTCAACTCCCACGGCTGCTGCTGGTCTCCCCATATTATTCCATTGCTGATGTCGTCAAAGCAGGGAAAGTTTGCAGGATAGTTAAGCGGTTTAGTTGATGCACTTGTAGTATCTTGAGGAAatgcataattatttaaatgtgATTGGTCAGCAATGGAGATAAAGTTTTGATCTTTTGGAGATTTGGACTCGTTAGAAGTGGAGTTTGTATAACTTGGGGGATCGGAAGGTGGTTTTAGGCAGTTATCAGGAACAATGCAGCCTAAGTAGCCTGAGTTAGAATAATCATCCttagaaaagaagaaactgTTATGATCATATGCTGATTGATCAGTTGAAGTTTCAGCACCACTCCTGTCACTACTTGATTGGTTGAGAGTCTCATTCTGATGACGAGTCTCGAGATTATTGACAGGACTAATGTTTTGGTTAATGGGCTGCTGTTGCTGTTGTTTATTACCTTGAACATTGCTAGTAAGAAACTGAGGTGGTGGAAAGAAAGCTTGAACGTCAAATGGGGTGAGAAGAGAGTGAAAGGAACCATTATCAGTGTATATAAAGTTTGTTCTTGCTTGGGTACCTTTCATCGAAAGGGCAGCCCTATCATAAGCAAGAGCTGCTTCTTGAGCAGTATCAAATGTACCAAGCCAATGCCTTTCTTTAGTTGTAGGGTCTCTAATTTCAGCAGCATACCTACCCCAAGGTCTCCTTCTTACTCCAAGGAATCTCCCTGGTTCTGGttgctttcttcttcctcttctttcaCCATTCTGAGATGGGGAAGTGTTTCTTTGAATTAGTGCAATACCACCATGTATATTAACTGGTTCAAATAAGGGTTTGTCTAAGGTTTTTGAGGTGGACATTGCTATAACTAGTTAAAGGAAATGATAGGAGAAGAAAGAATGATTTGTgggtaaagaaagaaagaaagaaagctatAGATAGAATGGGATTGAGTAGGTTTGGAGAAAGTGAAGTGCAAAAGATTTTGTTAAGGTATATGGAGAGTGAAGGTATAAGGAAGCCTTTTTAAAGACACTGATTTGATCATGgaggagagaaagaaaaggacacTACTGTTGTCTGTAGATAGTCATTCTCTTTGGAAGACCATGCTCCCTTTCCACCTActtttacaatattttttttccccTATTTTCTTGTAaccaatataataaaagtgattctttaatctatcaaattttggttctatcaaaaaacaaaaaccttGTCCTACAACTCAAGTAATTAGAAGCTCTGACTTTGGATTAGTGAAACTATTGTAAACTTGCAGAGCCTTATTAATCTTAAGTAGGTCAGATTAGAGGCCATGCATAAAAAAACAGTGCTGAACTGATAAAAATTagttcttattaattaattaatgaggTAAACATTACATCAGGTAAATGCAAGCAGTAGGAGTATTGTTAAGTATATAAAGATAAGGTCGAAGTAAGTTAATTAAAAGGAGCAGTTCACGTGCAAACCCATTAGCTAGGCAATCTACTAGAAGATGTATGTATCCTTGAGGTAGAGGAACCATGCATGATTGCATttcttaatttcataaaacaaTGTCAATTGCAAAGGGATGCTATAGGAATTAATGTCAAACTAATAGGAATTAACTATACTAATTTTGCTTAAATGGCCGGCTGAAAACAAAATCTCAAAgacataatataaattaattattaaataacaccACCATTTTATACTTCTCCCAAAATCATGTATTTAATCATCTAaaactcaaatttaaaatacttcaattatgtataatttgttgttcaaaaaggaaaaaaagaagaagaagaagagtggATTAATGTTTGCATCATTCTAGAGAGTTTGAGTTTTCAAATTGGATTTTATTTTgcataatttaaaaaggtatgtctttataattaataaaatatattatgcaCATGTGAATCCGCATTTTatgcaaaataaatgaataggCAATTACTTGCCACTTCTTTGTCTGCTTCATGATTTTCAAAGGGAGtggttaaaaatttatctctaATTAAAACCAAGAATTGTCCTAATTTGAGCTAAACAAGTAACATACTATATTCTCTACTTAGGTTTTCATGTCTTGTGTCATATATATAACTCATTTCTTCTTATTgctaaaaacaaaaaacctTAAACCTAAAAGGCCCATAAGTCAAAGtttttatctttgtttttgtttgtcAGTTTATGTGTATTCTTTCACCTTTTGTCTTAAGCTTAAGCAAAACTATTTGTAGCAGTTGACTATGGTCTCTGCTCTTTTTATCTTTGGTATGTTTATGCAAATTCAGTAATTCTGAAGTGGGTTGATTGCAAACCCAAGCTacaatttgtaattattacggtattaataaagtaaatttttgCAGGACAATGGAGCGATTTACTAATTTACAAGAGGACAAATGGTGAAATTAATGTTTACTATAATATAGTGGTATAACTGGGTTCTCTTTGGATCCCATGAATTCATGTTTATTTCTAGGTATATTATCATTGAAAGTTGAAGATAAAATTCAAGTGAAATTCCTGGGGAAATAGACTTTATTTGGtagatatttttaagtaaattcagcaaaagtatttttttttttttttttgtaagagACATGGGGTCTTCGTCTCTCATCTCCAAAAGTAAGCAAAAAGGGTTTATAGTCAAAAGGGCAATCAAAAGCTTGAAGAAACACTtgtaaagattaaagaaaggTGGATCAAACTGCCCAAACATAAGCTATTAGTGGGTCACTAATCACTACCATTCCATTTAATTAGCTCCAAAaggaaatattatttttaagaaaatatatatgtatatattatctttGTTCTCTTTGATGAACCTACATGAGCCTAAAATGGCATTGGGAATGATACAAACTAATCATAAACAAAATTGGGTCAAcctctttttcttgtttttagcATTTCCAATGCTACattatgcttttcttttttatcactGCCCATTATTGTTGTCTCCTtcaaatttcatatattaatgGAATTTAATCATATCAAAAaggtgaaatttatttataaaaattaaaatgaagtaatcatataatagtaattaatggaaaataacaatcattttcttttcttttaagaagGACATTGTCATAGAATCTATGACCCTTGACTCTTCCACTAAAGACTTGAATGAAATTAATT from Ricinus communis isolate WT05 ecotype wild-type chromosome 9, ASM1957865v1, whole genome shotgun sequence harbors:
- the LOC8262411 gene encoding ethylene-responsive transcription factor ERF086, producing the protein MSTSKTLDKPLFEPVNIHGGIALIQRNTSPSQNGERRGRRKQPEPGRFLGVRRRPWGRYAAEIRDPTTKERHWLGTFDTAQEAALAYDRAALSMKGTQARTNFIYTDNGSFHSLLTPFDVQAFFPPPQFLTSNVQGNKQQQQQPINQNISPVNNLETRHQNETLNQSSSDRSGAETSTDQSAYDHNSFFFSKDDYSNSGYLGCIVPDNCLKPPSDPPSYTNSTSNESKSPKDQNFISIADQSHLNNYAFPQDTTSASTKPLNYPANFPCFDDISNGIIWGDQQQPWELSSDDLSAIINYNPLMVGDVCMEALHPSISNPSYGSVSQAAATTSSSVSCSPSYPYYGDSAVDFGYSLF
- the LOC8262412 gene encoding zinc finger CCCH domain-containing protein 34, with translation MDRYGRTQEGSQSDPSPEWTGPGPETVLEEGDWQLGLGEVEPGYPERPEEADCIYYLRTGFCGYGSRCRFNHPRDRGAVLGAARAGAAEFPERVGQPVCQYYMRTGTCKFGASCKYHHPKQGGGSANPVSLNYYGYPLRPGEKECTYYVKTGQCKFGVTCKFHHPQPANLQIQAQSPALQVAPVPAPVPASALYPNVQSPSVPSTQQYGLVVARPPLLPGSYVQGPYGPMLVSPGVVPYPSWSPYPGPISPVASPSTQLGVGSGVYGITQLSPSAPAYTGGYQAMPSSSNQKEQPSFPERPGQPECQYYMKTGDCKFGSSCKYHHPPELIAPKTNVVLSPMGLPLRPGAPHCTHYTQRGQCKFGPACKFDHPMGSLSYSPSASSLSDMPVAPYPVGSSMGTLAPSSSSSELRPELVSGSSKDSSSTRMSSSMSTTSGMVGSIFSKSGTVHHSGAQLSSQSSGLSTGSSSSSSTSIEAHTSS